A window of Hyphomicrobiales bacterium contains these coding sequences:
- a CDS encoding SapC family protein, with protein MAKTPKSPKKPKKSDKASATPALPALPMFYNKVEALSASAHGDLKVKENSNDVSFAREAKSLMLTAVEFSQAARHYPIVFGTSDVGAVPLAVTGYTGSENIFIGDDGKWREGVYLPAYVRRYPFILIENADDDSVILAIDPTSPMISKDEGKPLFEDGEGTEIAKGIMNLCVSYHREYQKTKILCKQIDDTGILIEQSAEATLPDGKKTQVTGFRVVDEKAFNALSDKEFNKLRKSGALSLIYCHLWSMGTWKNLFE; from the coding sequence ATGGCCAAAACACCAAAATCACCAAAAAAGCCCAAGAAATCAGACAAAGCGAGCGCGACGCCCGCGCTTCCCGCGCTTCCCATGTTTTACAACAAGGTGGAGGCTCTTTCTGCCAGCGCCCATGGTGATTTAAAAGTAAAAGAAAACAGCAATGACGTCTCTTTTGCGCGTGAGGCCAAGTCACTCATGCTGACAGCTGTCGAATTTTCCCAAGCCGCTCGTCATTATCCTATTGTATTTGGCACCTCAGACGTTGGCGCCGTCCCTTTAGCTGTAACTGGATACACAGGAAGCGAAAATATTTTCATTGGAGACGATGGCAAATGGCGTGAGGGTGTTTATCTCCCAGCCTATGTTCGCCGTTATCCATTCATTCTAATCGAAAACGCCGATGACGACAGCGTAATCCTAGCGATCGACCCAACCAGCCCGATGATTAGTAAAGATGAAGGAAAGCCACTCTTTGAGGACGGCGAAGGCACTGAAATTGCTAAAGGCATTATGAACCTTTGCGTCTCTTATCACCGTGAGTATCAAAAAACCAAAATACTGTGCAAACAAATTGATGACACAGGCATTTTGATAGAACAATCGGCGGAGGCAACGCTCCCCGATGGCAAGAAGACGCAGGTAACAGGGTTCCGCGTTGTTGACGAAAAAGCATTCAACGCGCTCAGCGACAAAGAATTCAACAAACTTCGCAAATCCGGAGCTCTCTCGTTGATCTATTGCCACCTATGGTCAATGGGCACATGGAAAAACCTGTTCGAATAA
- the lexA gene encoding transcriptional repressor LexA, with the protein MLTRKQHELLMFINERLRESGVPPSFDEMKDALDLKSKSGIHRLITALEERGFLRRLPNRARALEILKLPESVTPGLASANRSKGFSPSVIEGSLGKTHEPAPLQTSDDGSQAVSIPVMGRIAAGTPISAIQEHSHSIAVPPDLMGNGEHYALEVRGDSMIEAGILDGDTVIIKNQSAADNGDIVVALVDEEEATLKRLRRKGASVALEAANPAYETRIFGPDRVKVQGKLVGLVRQY; encoded by the coding sequence ATGCTAACTAGAAAACAACATGAGCTTTTGATGTTCATCAATGAGAGGCTCCGCGAAAGTGGCGTGCCGCCTTCCTTCGATGAAATGAAAGATGCTCTTGATTTAAAATCGAAATCTGGAATTCATCGATTGATTACAGCTTTGGAAGAGCGTGGATTTTTGCGTCGGCTACCTAACCGTGCGCGGGCCTTAGAGATTTTGAAACTACCAGAATCAGTGACGCCGGGCCTTGCATCTGCAAATCGATCAAAAGGCTTCTCTCCAAGTGTTATTGAAGGCAGTCTTGGCAAAACGCATGAACCTGCGCCTTTGCAAACATCAGATGATGGCAGTCAGGCAGTTAGCATACCTGTGATGGGCCGCATTGCGGCGGGTACACCAATTTCTGCGATACAAGAGCATTCTCATTCTATCGCCGTACCGCCAGATCTCATGGGCAATGGTGAGCATTATGCGTTGGAAGTGCGTGGCGATTCGATGATTGAAGCTGGTATTTTGGATGGCGATACTGTCATTATCAAAAATCAAAGTGCAGCAGATAACGGCGATATTGTTGTCGCATTGGTTGATGAAGAAGAAGCAACACTCAAGCGGCTTCGTCGTAAAGGGGCATCTGTTGCTCTTGAAGCGGCAAATCCAGCCTATGAAACCCGTATTTTCGGCCCTGACCGCGTAAAGGTTCAAGGTAAGCTCGTTGGTCTTGTTCGCCAGTATTAG
- a CDS encoding ComEC/Rec2 family competence protein translates to MALKNLDSRKRGDTRARPFAIEDFTKPQQWIETAKLLTFHCKLQVHDEVEKAEPFIWFTVVFLFGVVAYFAAPQEPSLFAVLLATIVTGFVAVVLRHKGRQFYYAAALAALFAGFTAATFHTSLKIQPSVSRSINQTIKAQVVSIERRADGSRRIILNNVQPQERELDTPLPNKVRLRLLSKSAIIKIGDTIQANIRLSPPIGPVIPGGFDFSRDMFFKGIGASGFIYGTPQILKTGTNVGGIGNRIERLRNLIETRVVDALKMSDLENVSGFATAVLVGTKGAIKQEDRRVLSVSGIAHLLAISGLHMALVFTFVMFAARAGLARWSVIASDVPIRDIAIGLGLFTTLGYYTISGGSISATRAFIMVSIMALALLCGRRALSVRNIAIAAFLILALSPAAAIGPGFQMSFMATLFLVSFSSWWLLPKVDQNENKISRWKRWFNGFKRYGIGLVVTSSLAGLATAPIAAFHFNQFAPFGLVANLLAVPVFSILVMPFGFLGLIAMPFGFEAYPLFIMGQGIVIIQHIAEWFELLSRGLSAAPQLNATLLTTVFFIMMIAALLKTKLRYIALAVGCGILAFMPSLAPPDILISEDGKTVAIAKDRGLIVSGARAGRFETKVWRQALGLPESRTKKSKHQSFNCDHYGCIYNAGTYSVAHVKHPSAFYEDCRKASIVVSTLSAPKFCSNTALVIDRKALRQGGAHKLFVQKTKKEGETLLNFKIQKAIPDIKRPWHAQFKP, encoded by the coding sequence GTGGCGTTAAAAAATTTAGATAGCCGTAAGAGGGGGGACACGCGCGCCAGACCCTTTGCTATCGAAGATTTCACGAAGCCGCAGCAATGGATAGAGACAGCCAAATTACTTACTTTTCATTGCAAATTGCAGGTTCATGACGAGGTTGAAAAGGCGGAACCTTTCATCTGGTTCACTGTGGTTTTTCTGTTTGGCGTCGTTGCTTATTTCGCAGCGCCCCAAGAGCCATCACTCTTTGCAGTCTTGCTTGCAACCATCGTGACCGGATTTGTTGCCGTCGTTCTTCGCCATAAAGGTCGGCAGTTTTATTATGCTGCGGCCCTTGCAGCATTGTTCGCTGGTTTCACCGCTGCAACATTTCACACGTCATTAAAAATACAACCATCCGTTTCTCGTTCAATCAATCAAACCATCAAAGCACAAGTGGTAAGCATTGAACGGCGGGCTGATGGATCGCGGCGTATAATTTTGAATAATGTGCAACCGCAAGAACGAGAATTGGATACTCCTTTACCAAACAAGGTCAGACTTCGCCTTTTAAGTAAGAGCGCCATTATCAAAATAGGGGACACTATTCAGGCCAACATCAGACTATCGCCACCCATTGGCCCTGTCATACCCGGAGGTTTTGATTTTAGCCGAGACATGTTTTTCAAAGGGATTGGTGCGTCTGGCTTTATCTATGGAACGCCACAAATTTTAAAAACAGGCACGAATGTAGGCGGGATTGGCAACCGAATTGAACGATTGCGCAACTTAATTGAAACGCGGGTTGTTGATGCGCTCAAAATGTCTGACTTGGAGAATGTATCAGGCTTTGCAACAGCTGTATTGGTTGGAACAAAAGGGGCCATCAAACAGGAAGACAGAAGGGTTTTATCTGTTTCTGGTATCGCGCACTTACTCGCAATTTCAGGCTTGCATATGGCACTGGTTTTCACCTTTGTCATGTTTGCCGCAAGAGCAGGTTTGGCACGCTGGTCTGTCATTGCAAGTGATGTTCCTATCCGAGACATTGCTATTGGCTTGGGGCTATTCACAACTCTTGGTTATTATACGATCTCAGGAGGAAGCATCTCAGCGACACGCGCTTTCATCATGGTGTCGATAATGGCTTTGGCCTTGCTTTGCGGGAGACGTGCATTGAGCGTTCGCAATATTGCTATCGCGGCTTTCCTTATTCTAGCCCTGTCACCTGCCGCCGCAATTGGCCCAGGTTTTCAAATGTCATTCATGGCAACGTTGTTTCTGGTGAGTTTTTCCAGTTGGTGGCTTTTGCCGAAGGTCGACCAGAACGAAAACAAGATCTCAAGATGGAAACGTTGGTTTAATGGTTTCAAACGCTATGGCATTGGTCTCGTCGTTACATCGAGCCTTGCAGGGCTAGCCACAGCGCCAATAGCAGCTTTTCACTTCAATCAATTCGCGCCATTTGGACTTGTCGCCAATTTGCTTGCTGTTCCCGTATTTTCAATTCTCGTAATGCCATTCGGCTTCCTCGGCCTTATCGCCATGCCGTTTGGGTTCGAAGCTTATCCGCTTTTCATCATGGGCCAAGGCATCGTCATTATTCAGCATATAGCAGAATGGTTTGAACTACTTTCAAGAGGGCTATCAGCAGCACCTCAGCTCAATGCCACTTTACTGACGACCGTGTTTTTTATCATGATGATTGCAGCACTATTGAAAACCAAATTACGCTATATTGCGCTGGCGGTCGGATGCGGCATTCTCGCCTTCATGCCGAGCTTAGCGCCGCCAGATATTTTGATTTCAGAAGACGGGAAGACAGTTGCGATTGCAAAAGATCGCGGGCTTATTGTCTCCGGTGCGCGGGCAGGACGGTTTGAAACGAAGGTATGGCGACAAGCACTAGGGTTGCCAGAAAGCCGAACAAAAAAATCGAAACATCAAAGCTTCAACTGCGATCATTATGGATGCATCTACAATGCTGGCACATACTCAGTCGCGCATGTAAAACACCCATCGGCCTTTTATGAGGATTGCCGCAAGGCCTCCATTGTTGTGTCGACGCTTTCTGCACCAAAGTTCTGTTCAAACACTGCATTGGTCATAGACCGTAAAGCACTAAGACAGGGTGGGGCGCATAAGTTGTTTGTTCAAAAAACAAAAAAGGAGGGCGAAACCCTCCTTAATTTCAAAATTCAAAAAGCCATCCCAGACATCAAACGTCCGTGGCACGCTCAGTTTAAACCCTAG